From one Streptomyces sp. SCSIO 30461 genomic stretch:
- a CDS encoding TIM barrel protein gives MARFPEGAVTDQRFDVNLSILFTEYPLLERPAAAAAAGFTAVELWWPWTGTPTPDQSELDALREALSDAGTQLVGLNFYAGELPGPDRGALSVPGEESERFRANVDVAADFADSVGCKALNALYGNRIEGVDPAAQDALALENLVLAARAADRVGAVLLVETLNKPESPHYPLVSAPSAIEVVDKVNAATGLGNAKFLLDIYHLSMNGEDVGEVIAAYATKTGHVQIADNPGRGAPGTGSLPLARHLEELRTAGYDGWVGLEYKPGGLPSAGAFDWLPADARAVRPDST, from the coding sequence ATGGCCCGCTTCCCCGAAGGCGCGGTCACGGACCAGCGCTTCGATGTGAATCTGTCGATCCTGTTCACCGAGTACCCGCTGCTGGAGCGCCCGGCCGCAGCCGCGGCCGCGGGTTTCACCGCGGTCGAGCTGTGGTGGCCCTGGACCGGGACCCCCACCCCCGACCAGAGCGAACTGGACGCTCTGCGCGAGGCGCTCTCGGACGCGGGCACCCAGCTGGTGGGACTGAACTTCTACGCGGGCGAGCTCCCAGGGCCCGACCGCGGCGCCCTGTCCGTACCGGGCGAGGAGTCCGAGCGCTTCCGCGCCAATGTCGATGTCGCCGCGGACTTCGCCGACTCGGTCGGCTGCAAGGCGCTCAACGCGCTCTACGGGAACCGAATCGAAGGCGTGGACCCCGCGGCCCAGGACGCACTGGCACTGGAGAACCTGGTCCTGGCGGCCCGCGCGGCCGACCGGGTGGGCGCCGTCTTGCTGGTCGAGACCCTCAACAAGCCGGAGTCCCCGCACTACCCGCTGGTGAGCGCCCCCTCCGCGATCGAGGTCGTGGACAAGGTGAACGCGGCGACCGGTCTGGGCAACGCGAAGTTCCTGCTCGACATCTACCACCTGTCGATGAACGGCGAGGACGTCGGCGAGGTCATCGCCGCTTACGCGACCAAGACCGGCCATGTCCAGATCGCGGACAACCCGGGCCGCGGCGCGCCCGGCACCGGATCGCTCCCACTGGCGCGGCATCTCGAAGAGCTGCGGACGGCCGGATACGACGGCTGGGTCGGCCTCGAGTACAAGCCGGGCGGCCTCCCGAGCGCCGGAGCCTTCGACTGGCTCCCGGCCGACGCCCGGGCCGTCCGCCCCGACAGCACCTGA
- a CDS encoding helix-turn-helix domain-containing protein, translated as MPLVDAMGGRILAPDQAGGDDVVLAWQGAEVLAVRLPQLAESLDHILAAMERAHGMPLKALDRKTKQSVVRTLEARGAFSVRHGVETVAGALGVSRFTVYNYLNRDNSAKDE; from the coding sequence ATGCCCCTCGTGGATGCCATGGGCGGGCGGATACTCGCGCCGGACCAGGCAGGGGGCGACGATGTCGTACTCGCCTGGCAGGGCGCTGAGGTGCTCGCCGTACGCCTGCCGCAGCTCGCGGAGTCCCTGGACCACATCCTGGCCGCGATGGAGCGCGCGCACGGGATGCCGCTGAAGGCGCTCGACCGCAAGACGAAGCAGTCGGTCGTACGCACCCTCGAAGCGCGCGGGGCCTTCTCCGTGCGCCACGGCGTGGAGACGGTCGCCGGCGCGCTCGGTGTGAGCCGCTTCACCGTCTACAACTATCTGAACCGGGACAACAGCGCCAAGGACGAGTAG
- the uraD gene encoding 2-oxo-4-hydroxy-4-carboxy-5-ureidoimidazoline decarboxylase has translation MSPIPAPGLARLNTAADSDVVAELHEVCASSAWGRRVLAGRPYADAEAICGASDAAMAELTADDLAEAMAGHPPIGRPKPGDPTSAREQRGMAGASEELRAEMLELNLDYQEKFGHVFLICATGRTGEQMRDAVRERIGHSPEQEREIVRAELGKINRIRLARLVSPPEEETRMSTGTSAAATPHTSVSTHILDTSIGRPAQGVAVSLSARAGSGAAWAALGKSATDADGRCKDLPALPEGTTHVRLDFGTEDYFLGQGQVRAQRPGPAGAAVDPQADAQQDAPANRDSGAFFPEVAITFAVDPGEHYHVPLLLNPFGYSVYRGS, from the coding sequence GTGTCCCCGATCCCCGCACCGGGCCTGGCCCGGTTGAACACCGCGGCGGACAGCGACGTCGTCGCTGAGCTGCACGAGGTCTGTGCCAGCTCCGCCTGGGGGAGGAGGGTGCTCGCCGGACGCCCCTACGCGGACGCGGAGGCCATCTGCGGCGCCAGTGACGCCGCGATGGCGGAGCTGACGGCGGACGACCTGGCCGAAGCGATGGCGGGGCACCCGCCGATCGGACGGCCGAAGCCCGGGGACCCGACCTCCGCTCGGGAGCAGCGAGGGATGGCCGGGGCCTCCGAAGAGCTCAGGGCCGAGATGCTGGAGCTCAACCTGGACTACCAGGAGAAGTTCGGCCATGTCTTCCTGATCTGCGCCACCGGCCGGACCGGAGAGCAGATGCGGGACGCCGTCCGGGAGCGGATCGGCCACTCGCCCGAGCAGGAGCGCGAGATCGTCCGCGCCGAACTGGGCAAGATCAACCGCATCCGGCTGGCCCGTCTCGTATCGCCCCCGGAGGAGGAGACCCGAATGAGCACCGGCACCAGCGCCGCAGCGACCCCGCACACCTCGGTCTCCACGCACATCCTGGACACCAGCATCGGCCGCCCCGCGCAGGGTGTCGCCGTCTCCCTGTCCGCCCGCGCGGGCTCCGGCGCCGCATGGGCGGCGCTCGGGAAGTCGGCCACCGACGCGGACGGGCGTTGCAAGGACCTCCCGGCCCTGCCGGAGGGCACCACCCATGTACGTCTCGACTTCGGGACCGAGGACTACTTCCTCGGACAAGGACAGGTACGAGCACAACGACCAGGTCCGGCCGGAGCCGCAGTCGACCCGCAAGCCGATGCGCAGCAGGACGCCCCCGCGAATCGGGACAGCGGTGCGTTCTTCCCGGAAGTGGCGATCACCTTCGCCGTCGATCCGGGCGAGCACTACCACGTACCGCTGCTGCTCAACCCGTTCGGCTACTCCGTTTACCGAGGGAGCTAG
- the pucL gene encoding factor-independent urate hydroxylase encodes MTDRSRPARPVLLGQNQYGKAENRVVRITREGSTHHIKDLNVSVALSGDMDEVHYSGSNANVLPTDTTKNTVFAFAKEHGIESAEQFGIHLARHFVTSQEPIRRARIRIEQYAWERIATSEANSRFIGADEVRHSFVRKGQETRVTQVTYDGSRWEVISGLKDLVVMNSTNSEFWGYVKDRYTTLQEAYDRILATEVSGRWRFGWSDEDERMPNWEKSYAATRKHMLEAFAETYSLSLQQTLYQMGARIIDHRSEIDEVRFSLPNKHHFLVDLEPFGLKNDNEVYFAADRPYGLIEATILRDGAEARIPEDMTNL; translated from the coding sequence ATGACAGACCGATCCCGACCCGCACGCCCCGTCCTCCTGGGCCAGAACCAGTACGGCAAGGCCGAGAACCGTGTCGTGAGGATCACCCGCGAGGGCTCGACCCATCACATCAAGGACCTGAACGTCTCCGTCGCACTCTCCGGCGACATGGACGAGGTCCACTACTCGGGTTCGAACGCCAACGTGCTGCCGACGGACACCACCAAGAACACGGTGTTCGCCTTCGCCAAGGAGCACGGCATCGAGTCCGCGGAACAGTTCGGCATCCACCTCGCCCGCCACTTCGTGACCTCCCAGGAGCCGATCCGCCGGGCGCGCATCCGCATCGAGCAGTACGCCTGGGAGCGGATCGCGACCTCCGAAGCCAACTCCAGGTTCATCGGCGCCGACGAGGTCAGGCACTCCTTCGTCCGCAAGGGCCAGGAGACCCGGGTCACCCAGGTCACCTACGACGGTTCGCGGTGGGAGGTGATCTCCGGCCTCAAGGACCTGGTCGTCATGAACTCCACCAACTCGGAGTTCTGGGGTTATGTGAAGGACAGGTACACCACCCTCCAGGAGGCGTACGACCGCATCCTCGCGACCGAGGTGTCCGGTCGTTGGCGCTTCGGTTGGAGCGACGAGGACGAGCGCATGCCAAACTGGGAGAAGTCCTACGCGGCGACCAGGAAGCACATGCTCGAAGCCTTCGCCGAGACCTACTCCCTGTCGCTCCAGCAGACTCTGTACCAGATGGGTGCGCGGATCATCGATCACCGCTCGGAGATCGATGAGGTCCGCTTCTCACTGCCGAACAAGCACCACTTCCTCGTGGATCTGGAGCCCTTCGGCCTCAAGAACGACAACGAGGTGTACTTTGCGGCCGACCGGCCCTACGGGCTGATCGAGGCCACCATCCTGCGGGACGGCGCCGAGGCGCGCATCCCGGAGGACATGACCAACCTGTGA
- a CDS encoding 8-oxoguanine deaminase, with the protein MAASAAPDQPIERIVIENCAVATVDAGDTEYADGHVVVAGNRIESVGAGKAPEQLENVVRRIDGTGHLVTPGLVNTHHHFYQWITRGLATDHNLFDWLVALYPTWARIDEQMVHSAAQGSLAMMARGGVTTAMDHHYVFPKDSGDLSGAIIHAASDMGVRFTLARGSMDRSEKDGGLPPDFAVESLEGALAATEETIDKHHDASFDAMTQIAVAPCSPFSVSTELLKQGAELARRKGVRLHTHGSETVEEEQFCHELFGMGPTDYFESTGWLGEDVWMAHCVHMNDSDIAAFARTRTGVAHCPSSNARLAAGIARVPDMLAAGVPVGLGVDGTASNESGELHTELRNALLINRLSAVHREAALNARQALRLGTYGGAQVLGRAGQIGSLEPGKLADLVLWKLDTLAHSSVADPVTALVFGAAAPVTLSLVNGRPVVENGRLLHADEDGIARSTRAQAQRLARIAAGA; encoded by the coding sequence ATGGCAGCATCGGCAGCCCCTGACCAGCCGATCGAGCGGATCGTCATCGAGAACTGCGCGGTCGCGACCGTCGACGCAGGCGACACCGAGTACGCCGACGGCCATGTCGTCGTCGCAGGCAACCGGATCGAGTCCGTGGGAGCGGGCAAGGCCCCCGAGCAGTTGGAAAACGTGGTCCGCCGCATCGACGGCACCGGCCACCTCGTCACCCCCGGCCTGGTCAACACCCACCACCACTTCTACCAGTGGATCACTCGAGGCCTGGCCACCGACCACAATCTGTTCGACTGGCTGGTCGCGCTCTACCCGACCTGGGCCCGGATCGACGAGCAGATGGTGCACTCCGCCGCCCAGGGCTCCCTGGCGATGATGGCGCGCGGCGGCGTCACCACCGCCATGGACCATCACTACGTGTTCCCGAAGGACTCCGGCGACCTCTCCGGCGCGATCATCCACGCCGCGTCCGACATGGGTGTCCGCTTCACCCTCGCCCGCGGCTCCATGGACCGCAGTGAGAAGGACGGCGGGCTGCCCCCGGACTTCGCCGTCGAGAGCCTCGAAGGGGCGCTCGCCGCAACCGAGGAGACCATCGACAAGCACCACGACGCCTCCTTCGACGCGATGACACAGATCGCCGTCGCCCCCTGCTCCCCCTTCTCCGTGTCCACCGAACTGCTCAAGCAGGGAGCCGAGTTGGCCCGCCGCAAGGGGGTGCGCCTGCACACCCACGGCAGTGAGACGGTGGAGGAGGAGCAGTTCTGCCATGAGCTGTTCGGCATGGGGCCGACCGACTACTTCGAGTCGACGGGCTGGCTCGGCGAGGACGTGTGGATGGCTCACTGCGTCCATATGAACGACTCCGATATCGCGGCCTTCGCCCGCACCCGCACCGGCGTCGCGCACTGCCCGTCGTCCAACGCCCGGCTCGCCGCCGGAATCGCCCGCGTACCGGACATGCTCGCCGCCGGGGTCCCGGTCGGACTCGGCGTCGACGGCACCGCGTCCAACGAGTCGGGCGAACTGCACACCGAACTGCGCAACGCCCTGCTGATCAACCGCCTCAGCGCGGTGCACCGGGAAGCCGCGCTCAACGCCCGCCAGGCGCTGCGCCTCGGTACGTACGGTGGCGCTCAGGTGCTGGGCCGGGCAGGGCAGATCGGCTCGCTCGAACCCGGCAAGCTGGCCGACCTGGTCCTCTGGAAGCTGGACACCCTGGCGCACTCCTCCGTCGCCGACCCGGTGACGGCCCTCGTGTTCGGCGCGGCGGCGCCGGTCACCCTGTCGCTCGTGAACGGCAGGCCCGTGGTCGAGAACGGCCGCCTGCTGCACGCCGACGAGGACGGCATCGCCCGTTCCACACGTGCGCAGGCCCAGCGGCTGGCGCGGATCGCCGCCGGAGCCTGA
- the aceB gene encoding malate synthase A produces MSAPAPSSPATVDAEPLPRQEEVLTEAALTFVAELHRRFTPRRDELLARRAERRAEIARTSTLDFLPETAGIRADESWKVAQAPAALNDRRVEITGPTDRKMTINALNSGARVWLADFEDASAPTWENVILGQLNLIDAYQRRIDFTDPGSGKSYALRPADELATVVMRPRGWHLDERHVRVDGRPVPGGLVDFGLYFFHNAKRLIGLGKGPYFYLPKTESHLEARLWNEIFVFAQDYVGIPQGTVRATVLIETITAAYEMEEILYELRDHAAGLNAGRWDYLFSIVKNFRDGGTKFVLPDRNAVTMTAPFMRAYTELLVRTCHKRGAHAIGGMAAFIPSRKDPEVNKVAFEKVKADKDREARDGFDGSWVAHPDLVPIAMASFDAVLGDRPNQKDRLREDVSVAPGDLIAIDSLDARPTYEGLRNAVQVGIRYIEAWLRGLGAVAIFNLMEDAATAEISRSQIWQWINAGVEFEHDGRIVRATPELARGVAAAELAAIRAEVGDDAFAAGKWQQAHDLLLRVSLDSDYADFLTLPAYEQLVG; encoded by the coding sequence ATGTCCGCACCAGCGCCGTCCTCGCCGGCCACCGTCGACGCCGAGCCGCTGCCCCGGCAGGAGGAGGTGCTGACCGAAGCGGCACTCACCTTCGTCGCCGAGCTGCACCGCCGCTTCACTCCCCGACGTGACGAGCTACTCGCACGCCGCGCGGAGCGGCGCGCCGAGATCGCCCGGACCAGCACGCTCGACTTCCTTCCGGAGACCGCCGGGATCCGCGCGGACGAGAGCTGGAAGGTGGCACAGGCACCGGCCGCGCTCAACGACCGCAGGGTCGAGATCACCGGGCCCACCGACCGCAAGATGACCATCAACGCCCTGAACTCAGGCGCCCGCGTCTGGCTCGCCGACTTCGAGGACGCTTCGGCGCCGACCTGGGAGAACGTGATCCTGGGCCAGCTCAACCTGATCGACGCCTACCAGCGCCGCATCGACTTCACGGACCCCGGCAGCGGCAAGTCGTACGCCCTGAGGCCCGCGGACGAACTCGCCACCGTCGTCATGCGCCCCCGCGGCTGGCATCTCGACGAGCGGCATGTGCGCGTCGACGGCCGCCCCGTGCCGGGTGGGCTGGTGGACTTCGGTCTGTACTTCTTCCACAACGCCAAGCGGCTGATCGGCCTCGGCAAGGGACCGTACTTCTACCTCCCCAAGACCGAGTCGCATCTGGAGGCCCGGCTCTGGAACGAGATCTTCGTCTTCGCACAGGACTACGTCGGCATCCCGCAGGGCACGGTCCGCGCCACCGTCCTGATCGAGACGATCACGGCGGCCTACGAGATGGAGGAGATCCTCTACGAACTCCGCGACCACGCCGCGGGACTCAACGCCGGCCGCTGGGACTACCTCTTCTCCATCGTCAAGAACTTCCGTGACGGCGGGACGAAGTTCGTCCTCCCGGACCGCAACGCGGTCACGATGACGGCCCCGTTCATGCGCGCTTACACCGAACTGCTGGTGCGCACCTGCCACAAGCGCGGCGCGCACGCCATCGGAGGAATGGCCGCCTTCATCCCCTCCCGCAAGGACCCCGAGGTCAACAAGGTCGCCTTCGAAAAGGTCAAGGCGGACAAGGACCGCGAGGCCCGCGACGGCTTCGACGGCTCCTGGGTCGCCCACCCGGACCTGGTCCCCATCGCGATGGCCTCCTTCGACGCAGTGCTCGGCGACAGGCCCAACCAGAAGGACCGACTGCGTGAGGACGTCTCGGTCGCGCCCGGCGACCTGATCGCGATCGACTCCTTGGACGCCCGGCCCACTTACGAGGGTCTGCGCAACGCCGTCCAGGTCGGCATCCGCTACATCGAGGCGTGGCTGCGCGGACTCGGAGCCGTCGCCATCTTCAACCTGATGGAGGACGCCGCCACGGCCGAGATCTCCCGCTCCCAGATCTGGCAGTGGATCAACGCGGGTGTGGAGTTCGAACACGACGGAAGGATCGTCCGCGCCACGCCCGAACTGGCCCGGGGGGTCGCCGCCGCGGAACTCGCCGCGATCCGTGCGGAGGTCGGCGATGACGCCTTCGCGGCCGGCAAGTGGCAGCAGGCACACGACCTGCTGCTGCGGGTCTCGCTGGACTCCGACTACGCGGACTTCCTGACGCTCCCGGCGTACGAGCAACTCGTCGGCTGA
- a CDS encoding nucleotidyltransferase family protein — MAHTSEKPQVAGLVLAAGGGRRLGGRPKALLRYRGRPLVENAVRVLRAGGCRSVHVVLGAAADQVLREADLPGCSVSVNADWEYGMGSSLRTGLDSLAAAGGEPGAALVSLVDQPGIGAAAVARVVAAGGSPPALTSALASAAYGGRRGHPVLFGSSRWAAVAASATGDRGARDYLREHEAEITLVECADVAEPYDIDTPEDLGHLE, encoded by the coding sequence ATGGCTCACACCTCAGAGAAACCGCAGGTCGCAGGACTGGTCCTGGCCGCAGGAGGCGGGCGGCGACTCGGCGGCCGCCCCAAGGCACTACTGCGGTACCGGGGTCGCCCCCTGGTGGAGAACGCGGTGCGCGTGCTGCGCGCGGGAGGCTGCCGATCCGTGCATGTCGTGCTGGGCGCAGCCGCTGATCAGGTGCTGCGGGAGGCCGATCTGCCGGGCTGTTCCGTATCCGTCAACGCGGACTGGGAATACGGGATGGGCTCTTCGCTGCGCACCGGGCTCGACTCCCTGGCCGCGGCGGGCGGTGAGCCCGGCGCGGCCCTCGTCTCACTGGTGGACCAGCCCGGCATCGGTGCGGCAGCGGTCGCGCGAGTGGTGGCCGCGGGCGGCTCCCCTCCGGCACTGACGTCGGCGCTGGCGTCGGCGGCGTACGGGGGGAGGCGCGGGCATCCGGTGCTCTTCGGCTCCTCCCGCTGGGCGGCGGTGGCCGCGAGCGCCACCGGCGACCGCGGGGCCCGGGACTACCTGAGGGAGCATGAGGCGGAGATCACCCTCGTGGAGTGCGCGGATGTGGCCGAGCCGTATGACATCGACACTCCCGAGGACCTGGGGCACCTGGAGTGA
- a CDS encoding GNAT family protein → MPDGIARGTGHQITLTDGTATRTREMTPADLAPVQALHRRCSPDSRARRYHTGKPELSRVGWRLLCDPKRGTTLVTTPDQRTGHIIAMTSVMRTDRQGVGELAVLVEDTWQSKGLGTALAAHAAAVARSQGHHTLTATVAVDNAPMLHVLESLDAPPALASNGPVIDVRIPL, encoded by the coding sequence ATGCCCGACGGCATCGCCCGTGGCACCGGACACCAGATCACCCTGACCGACGGCACGGCCACCCGCACCAGGGAGATGACCCCCGCCGATCTCGCGCCCGTCCAGGCGCTGCACCGACGCTGCTCGCCCGACAGCCGGGCTCGGCGGTATCACACCGGAAAGCCTGAATTATCCCGCGTCGGCTGGCGGTTGCTCTGCGACCCGAAGCGCGGCACCACTCTCGTCACCACCCCGGACCAGCGCACCGGCCACATCATCGCCATGACCAGCGTCATGCGCACCGACCGGCAGGGCGTGGGAGAGCTGGCCGTGCTGGTCGAGGACACCTGGCAGTCCAAGGGCCTCGGCACCGCGCTCGCGGCCCATGCCGCCGCAGTCGCCCGCAGCCAGGGGCATCACACGCTGACGGCCACCGTCGCGGTCGACAACGCGCCGATGCTGCATGTGCTGGAGAGCCTTGACGCGCCGCCCGCCCTCGCGTCGAACGGACCGGTCATCGATGTCCGGATTCCGTTGTGA
- a CDS encoding class I SAM-dependent methyltransferase, translating to MSTTSERPTLRELAVQALSSVERGYDLLAPKFDATSFRTPERVLDEVLQALHPLGPFRHGLDVCCGTGAGVRVLGEVCDGRVVGVDFSTGMLTEARSAFPAVDWVRADARAMPFAPVFDLAMSFGAFGHFLPGERLGLFAQVHSALRPGGLFAFPIGAPARPGSRPYWAMLGFDAAMRVRNAVWRPPFVMYYRTFPLGAVLDDLARAGFDVELRPLTGLGWRGDGSPRAALVVGRKR from the coding sequence ATGTCCACCACTTCTGAGCGCCCCACACTGCGCGAACTCGCCGTCCAGGCCCTGTCCTCCGTCGAGCGCGGCTACGACCTGCTCGCGCCCAAGTTCGACGCGACCTCCTTCCGTACCCCGGAGCGCGTCCTCGACGAGGTGCTCCAGGCGCTCCACCCGCTCGGTCCGTTCCGGCACGGGCTCGATGTCTGCTGCGGCACCGGTGCGGGCGTGCGGGTTCTGGGGGAGGTGTGCGACGGCCGGGTCGTCGGCGTCGACTTCAGCACGGGCATGCTGACCGAGGCCCGGAGCGCCTTTCCGGCGGTGGACTGGGTGCGTGCCGACGCACGGGCCATGCCGTTCGCGCCGGTCTTCGATCTGGCCATGAGCTTCGGGGCGTTCGGGCATTTCCTGCCCGGGGAACGGCTCGGACTGTTCGCCCAGGTCCATTCGGCGCTGCGGCCCGGCGGTCTCTTCGCCTTCCCGATCGGGGCGCCCGCACGTCCGGGTAGCCGACCGTACTGGGCCATGCTCGGCTTCGACGCCGCCATGCGGGTGCGCAACGCCGTGTGGCGGCCGCCGTTCGTGATGTACTACCGCACCTTTCCGCTCGGCGCAGTGCTGGACGACCTCGCCCGGGCCGGTTTCGACGTGGAGCTGCGTCCGCTGACCGGGCTGGGGTGGAGAGGTGATGGGAGCCCGCGCGCCGCGCTCGTGGTGGGGCGCAAGCGCTGA
- a CDS encoding IclR family transcriptional regulator, whose translation MPTSSSSSTSAADAAKPATSNGGGGVQSLERAFDLLERMADAGGEVGLSELSASSGLPLPTIHRLMRTLVACGYVRQQPNRRYALGPRLIRLGESASRLLGTWARPYLARLVEETGETANMALLDGDEIVYVAQVPSKHSMRMFTEVGRRVLPHSTGVGKALLAHTPPEEVRALLARTGMPAATDKTITTPDAFLAALESVRRTGYAVDDNEQEIGVRCLAVSVPDSPTSAAISISGPAGRVTDAATERIVPVLQAAARELSEALASAVTTSAPPQG comes from the coding sequence GTGCCGACGTCCAGCTCCAGCAGCACCTCGGCCGCCGACGCGGCCAAGCCCGCCACGAGCAACGGCGGAGGCGGCGTCCAGTCACTGGAGCGCGCCTTCGACCTGCTGGAGCGGATGGCCGACGCGGGCGGCGAGGTCGGCCTGAGCGAACTGTCGGCCAGCAGCGGACTCCCGCTGCCCACCATCCACCGGCTGATGCGCACCCTCGTCGCCTGCGGCTACGTACGGCAGCAGCCGAACCGGCGCTATGCGCTCGGCCCCCGGCTCATCCGGCTCGGCGAGTCGGCATCGCGACTGCTCGGTACCTGGGCTCGCCCCTATCTCGCACGGCTGGTCGAGGAGACGGGCGAGACGGCCAACATGGCGCTGCTCGACGGCGACGAGATCGTGTACGTCGCGCAGGTCCCCTCGAAGCACTCCATGCGGATGTTCACCGAGGTCGGCCGACGGGTCCTGCCGCACTCCACCGGCGTGGGCAAGGCACTGCTCGCCCACACTCCCCCGGAGGAAGTGCGGGCGCTGCTGGCCAGGACCGGGATGCCGGCAGCCACCGACAAGACGATCACCACACCGGACGCCTTCCTGGCCGCACTGGAGTCGGTCCGCAGAACCGGCTACGCGGTGGACGACAACGAGCAGGAGATCGGGGTGCGCTGCCTCGCCGTCTCGGTCCCCGACTCACCGACGTCCGCCGCGATCTCGATCTCGGGCCCCGCGGGGCGGGTGACCGACGCGGCCACGGAGCGGATCGTCCCGGTGCTCCAGGCGGCCGCACGGGAGCTGTCCGAAGCCCTCGCCAGTGCCGTGACCACGTCGGCGCCGCCGCAGGGCTGA
- the allB gene encoding allantoinase AllB: protein MADVHLVVRSTRVVTPEGTRAASVVVRGERIAAVLPYDAEIPAGARIEDFGDDVVLPGLVDTHVHVNDPGRTAWEGFWTATRAAAAGGITTLVDMPLNSLPPTTTVDHLRTKQRTAEPKVHVDTGFWGGAIPDNADDLHALHDAGVFGFKCFLSPSGVEEFPELDQEQLARSLAVIAGFDGLLIVHAEDPHHLAAAPAFSGPAYTGFLASRPRDAENTAIGLLIEQARRLNARVHVLHLSSGDALPLIAKAKADGVRITVESCPHFLSLTAEEVPDGATEFKCCPPIREAANQDVLWQGLADGTIDCVVSDHSPCTTDLKTPDFGTAWGGISSLQLGLPVIWTEARKRGHGLEDVARWMSAGPAGLAGLDRKGAIEAGRDADFAVFAPDETFTVDPAELHHRNQVTAYAGRTLHGVVKSTWLRGRRIVENGTLAEPSGRLIERST, encoded by the coding sequence ATGGCCGACGTGCATCTGGTGGTGCGCTCGACACGGGTCGTCACCCCCGAAGGGACCCGAGCCGCGTCCGTCGTCGTGCGCGGCGAACGGATCGCCGCCGTGCTGCCGTACGACGCCGAGATCCCGGCCGGTGCCCGCATCGAGGACTTCGGGGACGATGTGGTGCTCCCCGGCCTCGTCGACACCCATGTCCATGTGAACGACCCCGGACGCACCGCGTGGGAGGGCTTCTGGACCGCCACCAGGGCCGCGGCAGCGGGCGGCATCACCACTCTGGTGGACATGCCTCTCAACTCCCTCCCGCCCACCACCACCGTCGATCATCTCCGGACCAAGCAGCGTACGGCAGAGCCCAAGGTCCATGTGGACACCGGCTTCTGGGGCGGTGCCATCCCGGACAACGCCGACGATCTGCATGCCTTGCACGATGCCGGTGTCTTCGGCTTCAAGTGCTTCCTGTCCCCGTCGGGCGTCGAGGAGTTCCCGGAGCTCGACCAGGAGCAGCTCGCCCGCTCCCTGGCCGTGATCGCGGGCTTCGACGGCCTGCTGATCGTGCACGCCGAGGACCCGCACCACCTCGCGGCGGCGCCGGCGTTCAGCGGTCCCGCGTACACCGGCTTCCTCGCCTCCCGTCCGCGCGACGCCGAGAACACCGCGATCGGATTGCTGATCGAGCAGGCCAGGCGGTTGAACGCCCGCGTCCATGTGCTGCACCTCTCCTCCGGTGACGCACTGCCGCTGATCGCGAAGGCGAAGGCGGACGGCGTACGGATCACCGTCGAGTCCTGTCCTCACTTCCTCAGCCTCACCGCGGAGGAAGTCCCCGACGGGGCGACCGAGTTCAAGTGCTGCCCGCCCATCCGTGAAGCCGCCAACCAAGACGTGCTCTGGCAGGGCCTCGCGGACGGCACGATCGACTGCGTCGTCTCCGACCACTCGCCCTGCACCACCGACCTCAAGACACCCGACTTCGGTACCGCCTGGGGCGGGATCTCCTCGCTCCAGCTGGGCCTCCCCGTCATCTGGACCGAGGCCCGCAAACGCGGCCACGGCCTGGAGGACGTGGCGCGCTGGATGTCCGCCGGGCCGGCCGGGCTCGCCGGCCTCGACCGCAAGGGCGCCATCGAAGCGGGCCGCGACGCCGACTTCGCCGTGTTCGCACCCGATGAGACCTTCACCGTAGACCCCGCCGAACTCCACCACCGCAACCAGGTCACGGCCTACGCGGGCAGGACCCTGCACGGCGTCGTGAAATCGACATGGCTGCGCGGCAGGCGGATCGTGGAGAACGGAACCCTCGCCGAGCCGTCCGGCCGGCTGATCGAAAGGAGCACCTGA